Part of the Brassica oleracea var. oleracea cultivar TO1000 chromosome C8, BOL, whole genome shotgun sequence genome is shown below.
GGGACCCAGCAGTTGCTCTTAGATTGGTAGTGGATTTCGACGGCCCAGATTATCACGATTCAGACGGTTTAGTGTTAAACCGATTGAGTTAGCGTAAACCACAAGTGAAGCAAATAATTAATACACAGGAAACGCGAGGGTAAAAGAGTCATTTCCCAGGATCCCGAGTCCCCACCACCACCACCGCACCATTCTTCATCTTCATCACCTACGTCCGTCCGAAATCGAGAAATCGCGACAAGATAAACCAAAACCAAATTTGCTTTTTCCGAGTGCTCTCAGAGAGAGAGAGATCTAGTAGTGGATTTTTTGTTGAAGGGAAAGCTGATTTGGACCGAAGAAGCTATAGAGAGAGAGAGAGAGAGAGAGAATCTGCGAGCTCGGAATTAGGGTTTGGAGCTGAAAGGAATCATGACGGAGGTTGTTGTGCACATATACGATGTGACCAACAGTGGATCTGAGAAGACTAACAACACCATTCTCCAGATCAACAGGTTCTTCAAAGACGGCATCGGTCTCGGCGGCATCTTCCACAGCGCCATCCAGGTCTTACTGTCTCTTATAAGATCTGAGACTTGAGCCCTTTGTTTAGTTTACAAAGTGCTCACCTTTACTTGATTGATTATGTGTGACTTTTTGACTTTTGGTTTCCAAGTTAGTGCTAATGGTTCTGTGACTTGTGTGTATAACATTTGACTAGTCTTGTTATTGTCTCTCTTTTAGATGACTACTCATTATGAATTTGCGCACAGGTGTATGGGGATGATGAATGGTCTTTTGGGTATTGTGAACAAGCAACCGGAGTGTTCAGCTGTCATAGTACCAAGAATCCTATGTACACTTATCGTGAGAAGATTCTTCTTGGGAAGACGGATTGCACTATCTTCATGGTTAATCAGATATTGCGTGAGCTCAGCAGGGAATGGCCTGGACATACTTATGATCTCTTGTCTAAAAATTGTAATCACTTCTGTGATGTACTCTGTGACAGGCTTGGTGTGCCAAAACTCCCAGGTAAAATTCATTATTTGGGAATCAGGCTGTGTGTTTGTGTTGGTCTTGAAGGCTTATGTGGTTGTTTGGGCTCTGTCTCTTTACAGGTTGGGTGAATCGCTTTGCTCATGCTGGCGACACAGCCTTGGAAGTTGCAGGAAACACAGCAATGCGGGTGGGTTCTCTTTCATTTTGATTTACTTGAATGCAGCCTTCTTGGTGTTAAAATCTTGTGAACTGGGATGTTGCAGGTAAAGCAAGCCAAAACTGAGCTAGTGTCAGCCAGTAAAGTGGCTTATCGCTTCCTTTCAAATATTACATCGAATGTAACCAACGGCTCTCCGCAACGGCCTGGAACTCTTAGCAGTTCAGAGAATGGGAACTTGAGATTACAAGGTAGTTGGTTCAAAGGGTTACTTAACACTGCCAAACCCTCCACAAGTACAGAGATGGAGAGCAAAGATGAAGATGCAAATCACGGAGCCCCCAATCATCAGAGAAAACAAAGCCGTGACTCTGTACCCATCCACCCTACTGCATTTGGGTAAAACTGTATATCCCATTGGTCGAGAAGTTACACGTACTATTCTTCTCCTCATCTGTATCCATTCCTTTTGTACCTTTATTGGAACGCCATGTTTATTACTTTTCAGCAGAAAGTGTGATTTTGTTAAGTTACCATTCACCACGTTGTTACTGGCAATTCTACATATTCATACCGCTTTTAAGAAATTTTGATTAAATTTAGTTGCCATTGAGATATGTGATTCAAATGGTATATGATGTATACAACTCACAAAGCACTTGCCAATGCTAGACAAAGATTGACGTCGATTTGAACACAACACACGTAACAATGGTATAGAACCTAAATTCTACGCAAAGTATTTGATAGTGATCGAAGTTGATCTAAGGAAGACAAATGATGTAGGCAACAATATCTTTAGAACACAACGATGTTTAAATATTTTCCGGTAGGCGAAAATAGATTTTATTGATATCTGGGATCGAATACAATGAATTGAACTAGATCGAGTGATACAAAGGAGATTGATAAAGGAAGAATCTACAAGTGGGAAGACAATAAGATCGATGTGAATGTGTAGCTCTCTCTAGGGTTTTCAACGTGTCCTCTTCCATGTTTCTTCTCCTTCCTTTATAGCAAGTCGACTCCGAGATCCCTGTGGCAGTTCCGCGATCTCAGCTTCTTGTTACGTGATCTCTGCGACCTCCGCGACTCTTGTTTCGAGCTCGACTCTCGTTGTGGGCCTCGGCCTGTCTCGGCCCATGCCTTGGATCGTGGCTCATTTCGGCATTGACCAAAATTGGGTCCAACATTTGTCCTCCAACCTCTTTTGATTTGAGCGAAAAGGAAAAGGGGGCGGTTATCCTTCGGTCCGGATTTTGTGATTAGATAATTGAAATCGCGTGGGCTCGGTTTTAATGACCGTTTTCGAAAAGAGCCATTTGTTGGCGCGTTTTCTTTTATTATTATTTTTATCGATAACGGCTACTTTAGCCGCCGCTAGGGCATAGGTTAGGTCGTAATTGCTTTTCTAGATAGCAATGATAGAGCAGTTACGGTGGCTTATATATACGTAGGGGTTTCTCTCTATTCTTCGAGTTCAAGATGTGTTCGTCTCTTAATTTTCCTCACCCAACTACTACAGCTGATAATCTCGAGGACCTTTACAAGGTCTATGGAGTTGATCGTTCCGTCATTCTTGATTTGGCCGGTGCGAATGAGACTCCTGGAACCGTGAGAGAGGGCTATTACGGGGCTTATCTCTCCTTTTTCCACTCCTGTGGTCTTATGTATCCGATCCCCGAAGCGATACTCGAGATCTTGGCGGAGCTTGGGTTATCGCTTACTCAGCTTCTCCCGAATTTTCTCAGGCATCTTGTCGCCTTTTTGGTTAAGGCTAGGGAAGAGGGTCTTGCTTTTCGTCTTAGTGAGTTTCGTCAGTTCGTTCTGGTGAAGCGGAACAATCAGACCCCTGGGACTTTCCTTGTGTCTCCACGCCCAGGTCGTCACGTCATATAGGATATTCCTTACCGTGACGAGAAGTGCCGTGAAAAATTCTTTGTTTTCCGGATGGATCGAACATCCATGGGTGACTTCGATTTCTCCCGGCTTTCTCGGCGTTGGGCTGAGAATATCGGTTAGTTTTTTTCTTGCCTATGTATCTAGGGTTTTCGGGATCGAAGACTAAAATTTTCGTTTATTTTGTCTGATGTAGTTCCTTCTGGAAGTTCTTCAATGTCGGATGAGATCCGCGGTCTGATGAGGATCCTTCGGAGAGGTCGCTCGAATTGGTTCACTTTTGACCGAACTCGGATTCGGACTGTTTTTGCCTTGCCGGTGGGGACTGGCAAAGCTACTTCAATCGAGAAGTCTGAAGACGAGGCCGGGCATTCCCGAGAGGTCGTGGGGGCTCTTTCTGCCTGGGCTCAGTCTCCGGATCGGTTAAATAGACAGCTCGTGAGGAGATCATCGTTCCAAACTTCCGGGCCTGCGTCGAGAAGTCGAGCTTCAGGAAAGTCTCCCTTAATCTCGATCCATGACTCCGACGAAGAAGATGCTTCAGAAGAGAGTCTCCCTCCTGTTTCGTTGAGTCCTGGTTTGGATGACGAGACCAGGGTGGTGACTCATAAGCGACGTCGATCGTTGGAGGGGTCCTTGCCTGGTCCATCTCGTCCTAGGTTTGTTCCCGAGGGAGATGGTTCTTCGTTTGCAGCTCAAAGTGATCTAATTCCCCTTGCTGGTCGTATGAGGTCCGCGGGTTGCCGTCTTCCATCTCTTGCTTCATCAGTCGAGAGGGAAGCCTACGCCAAGGTCGATGTAGCGAGCTCTAAGGTTCGTTTCTTGTTTACTTTATTTTTAGAAGTTGTTTCGTAGTACTTGCTTATATTGATTTCTTCTCAGGTGATGGAGGCATTCAACGAATATGTCGTGACGATGGAAGATCATGTCGGCTTCCCGAAATGATAAAGAAATCGAAAGAATTGGTTCTGAGAGCAAGAGGCTTTCGAAAGAGCTTGAAGTCACCAAGCGAGAAGGGATGGAGGATGCTGGAAAGATTGAAGCTTTAACCAAAGACTGGAAGAGAGTTCACCTGGAAAATAAGGCTCTCGAATCGAAGATGGTTGCTCAAAGGGAAAGAATTGCGGCACTCGAGGTCGAGAGAGATCGGGATGTTAGCCGCGCTTCTCGTAATGCTCGTCGCGATACTGTGGCAAAGCATCAGGAGGTTCTTGAATCCATGAAGGGTAGGTGGGAGAGCAAGAAAAATGAAATATCTGCTGAGATTCGGCTGCAGGAAGTGGTCGCGAATATTGATCTCCTGATTGAGCTCAAGGATGGAGGCTTGACTGTGGACGCGGAACTTGCTAGTTTAAAGGAAATGGAAAAAGATTGCGTGGATCTTCTCGCAGCGGCCGCTGTGCCTGATTGGTCGATCTCTGAGTTCGATCTTCCTCAAGTCTCAGATGATTCAGTGGATCGAGTCGGGGGGTCGTCTGCCCCCGATGATTCCGTTTCTAGTTAGCCTCTTTTTTTGTTTAATATCTTTAGGAATTTACCGATCTTTGATCTCGATATTTTGAATATCTTCCAATGGATAAGTATAAAGTTTCGAAATATCCCAGTTTCCCTAGTTTTCGAGATTCTTTTGTTCGAGTTGTTGGGATATTGCGAGGTCTCGGTCTTTATAAAGCTTTCAGCTCTGTTCTGGGATTTGTCATAGTATTTCATTCAGTCTCGTTTTTGCTTGCTAATAAACATGACTTCGAGAAGATCTAACTCTCGTGATTCTGACAGGATGCGAACTCGAACTGATGTTGCCAATGTGGAACGTATTCGATCTGGAGATGTGAACGATGCGCTTACAAAGGTTCTGCGCGAGGAGACCCGACTTCTGCGGTCTTCATCCCAAGGGATCAAAGATCCCGAAGGTGAAACATCTGTTGCTCATGTTAAGTCGAATGGGCGTGATCGTCCTCCGAAGAAGGCTAAGACGAATGGTTCAGACTGTCGTCTCGTTGTCCCGAATGATACGGCTGTTGCCAAGCCGTTTCATTGGCAATTCTCGCACTCCAAGGATTTCCCTATTACTGAATATCCAGATAGTGTTGCTCATTTGGTGAGGCACTTCAAGCCTGCTAGGTGTCCGCTTCCTTCTCTGTGTAATATGACGGAGCGCGAAGCCTATGTAAAGATGGTCGTGGCCCATGCTAAGGTGGTTCTTTTGAAATATGATCCTTGTTGAATTTTTGGTTCGTTTTGTCTGTAATCTGCCGTGTTTCAGGCTATGGAAGCTAACAATGAGTTCGCGGCGATTTTAGAAAAACGCCTACAGGATGTTCCGCGTTCTGACGAACTTAACGAAATAAAGAAGGTTGTTCGCGAGCAAAAGATCGGTCTTAAGATGGCTCAAGATCGGGAGCGTGCCAATGCTGCCCAGCTGGCTGTCGCCGAGAAGCTGGGGAATCAGGCTGCTACGCTCGAAGCTTGTTTGCGGGTTGTGAGTAATGAAAGGAGATCGGACCTCGAGTGAGTTTCCATTTTGGAGGCGAAGGTTGAATCTTCTGCAAACAAGTTCGCTGATGACCTTCGTCGTGCCATCTACGATGCCAAGAGGGTTATGGCGGACAGCTACCTGGAAGTGCTAGTTTCTCTGAAGGAAAAATGGGAAAAGAAATAGGTGGCGAGTGATTGTGAGGCTCGTCCTCGGGAAGTCATGTCCAACATAGATCTCTTGAAGGAGATCATGAACAACAACCTCCTGGCTTCAGACGAGTTGTTGTGGCTCCAAGCGAAGGAGGTCGAGCTCGGATCTGAAGTCGATGTGATGGCGACCTCGGATTTCTCAATCGGGAAGCTCGATCTACCCCAGATTTCGGAGGATCTGCCAGAAGATTTCTTCGCTAAGGTTCCTCTTGCGAAGGATGGCGCGGCGAAGTGCTCGGATGGCGCGGCGAAGTGCTCGGATGACTGGTTTTAGGATGGTGAATTTGGCATCGAAGAATAGATTTAGGGATTTTTCTTTTGTTTTTGCTACTTTATTATTACATTTTTTTTTATTTTAATAAAGAAGAGATCGTGGGTCCCGATTTGTTTGTCACCACTTTATGTTTCGTGCGAGGCCGACCTTTTGGGGGCATGTGTCGATTTGTTGTAAATATCTTTATCGACAGTTTCGATGTAACAAAAGATTTTGTTAATTAGTTTTGCCGCGCTTGTTGGCGGAGTTGGCTGCAACCGAGGACTTGATCAGGGTATTGGTTTTTGGTCAACTGTGAAGTTATGCAATTTTCTGAAACGAGAAAACTGTTGTGTTCGAATGTCTAAGGACTGTATTCGTTAAGATGTTGGATTCTGTTTCGTTACATATTTATGAAAGAAAACAGTTTTTGATATTGTCGAGCTGCTTTTCCTCGGGTGTTGCGGTGTGCCCACTTTGAGTTCTGTGGGTGGGAGGAGACTGAACTCGTGTCGTGAGTTGCCTACGTACCCTCGTCGAGGGATCAAGTCATAACGTAGTTCGATTCTTTCCCCAAGGAAAGGGTCGGTTGTTCGATTGCTCGTGTACGTAGGTACGTCTGTCATTTAATTTTGGTTGTGTGATTAAGGTTGTTGTTCGATGTCTTTAAAGCTTGCGAGGTAGCATGTCCTGGAGTTTTTCTGGCTTCCTCTGATAGTTTCGACTCCTTTTGACGTTGGAAATTTCAAGCATTGATGATATGTCGAAGGAACTGCCTTCATGCTGTATAGCCAAGGTCTGCCGAGGATTGCATTAAATGGAGCTGGATGGTCTATCACGATGAATTCTACAATTTTTCTGACTTCTCCGGCGGTTACCGCGAGCTCGATCGATCCGAGAGAGTAGGTTGTCTCTCCTGCGAAGCCGATGAGGGGGGTTCGTTCTTGTTTTAGGAGTGCTTTGGTGAATCCCATTTTCTTAAACGCTTCGTAGAAGAGGACGTCGGCCGAGCTTCCAGTGTTGATCATTACTCGGGATAGTTCGCAGCCACCGACGTTGATTCGTATCACGAGAGCGTCGTCGTGTGGTTTATCGAGGTCTGCGGTTTCGTTTTCGTTGAAGGTGATTTCGTGATCAAGACCTGTCAAGGGTTCTCTAATACCTACGTTGTTTTCTGCTCTTCGTTGGTATGCTTTGATTGAGTTGACTGAGTTGCAGAACTTGGAGCCTCCGTAAATGAAGTCGATCCGTTTTTTGTCCTCATTGTGATTCTGGAAATTCCACCTCTTAGTCGGTGCTAGTTGGTAATGTCTCTACCCCCTAGACAGATTGTAGTTGAAAGTCTGCACTCTGCTTTTTTTCTGAATCGGTTTCTCCAGAAGCTCGCGAATTTTGGTCATTTTATTCTTTCGCTTGGAGTTGGGGAGTTTCGCGCTAGGAGGTCTTGTGTTTTGGTTGTATTTCGCGACCTGGGGAGGGGGAGTGTCTTCGTCGGATTTTTCTAATGTGCGGATCGCCACTGAGATCTCAAACCTAAATTTTCCCTCGGTTTGGCTCTTGATTTCGTCGGTTGTTTTGCTGTTCTGCCCCCATGAA
Proteins encoded:
- the LOC106308784 gene encoding uncharacterized protein LOC106308784 encodes the protein MCSSLNFPHPTTTADNLEDLYKVYGVDRSVILDLAGANETPGTVREGYYGAYLSFFHSCGLMYPIPEAILEILAELGLSLTQLLPNFLRHLVAFLVKAREEGLAFRLSEFRQFVLVKRNNQTPGTFLVSPRPVPSGSSSMSDEIRGLMRILRRGRSNWFTFDRTRIRTVFALPVGTGKATSIEKSEDEAGHSREVVGALSAWAQSPDRLNRQLVRRSSFQTSGPASRSRASGKSPLISIHDSDEEDASEESLPPVSLSPGLDDETRVVTHKRRRSLEGSLPGPSRPRFVPEGDGSSFAAQSDLIPLAGRMRSAGCRLPSLASSVEREAYAKVDVASSKIMSASRNDKEIERIGSESKRLSKELEVTKREGMEDAGKIEALTKDWKRVHLENKALESKMVAQRERIAALEVERDRDVSRASRNARRDTVAKHQEVLESMKGRWESKKNEISAEIRLQEVVANIDLLIELKDGGLTVDAELASLKEMEKDCVDLLAAAAVPDWSISEFDLPQVSDDSVDRVGGSSAPDDSVSS
- the LOC106307714 gene encoding deSI-like protein At4g17486; this translates as MTEVVVHIYDVTNSGSEKTNNTILQINRFFKDGIGLGGIFHSAIQVYGDDEWSFGYCEQATGVFSCHSTKNPMYTYREKILLGKTDCTIFMVNQILRELSREWPGHTYDLLSKNCNHFCDVLCDRLGVPKLPGWVNRFAHAGDTALEVAGNTAMRVKQAKTELVSASKVAYRFLSNITSNVTNGSPQRPGTLSSSENGNLRLQGSWFKGLLNTAKPSTSTEMESKDEDANHGAPNHQRKQSRDSVPIHPTAFG